In a single window of the Acidobacteriota bacterium genome:
- the atpB gene encoding F0F1 ATP synthase subunit A, translated as MKLSLAKFGFLKLGMADPVDHVVQHPLITRDADLGLLTPAGKLTVLSDQIVVMILAALILMIFLPLMVRKRRGSDEIGRLVPSGGANFVETLCEYLRKDMAEPNLQHHTDRFIKFIWTVFFFILTMNLLGLLPIAAISTGLFGVHIGGTPTANIWVTATLALITLTMLIVNGLRLGGMEYLAHFNPGPWWLAPLLVPIEVAGLVAKAASLAIRLFANMMAGHILLAVLLGFILTVGSVVGSGAGFAISVPVVLGSVAVNLLEIFVAFLQAYIFTFLTTLFLGMSVIFHHGEDHGEAHAH; from the coding sequence ATGAAGTTGAGCCTTGCGAAGTTTGGATTCTTGAAGCTCGGAATGGCGGATCCGGTCGACCACGTCGTACAGCATCCGTTGATCACGCGTGATGCCGACCTCGGCCTGTTGACTCCAGCCGGCAAGCTGACCGTGCTGAGCGATCAGATCGTGGTCATGATTCTGGCGGCCTTGATTCTGATGATCTTCCTACCCCTGATGGTGCGCAAGCGCCGCGGTAGCGACGAGATCGGCCGCCTGGTGCCGAGCGGTGGCGCCAACTTCGTCGAGACCCTTTGCGAGTACCTGCGCAAGGACATGGCGGAGCCCAACCTGCAACACCACACGGATCGCTTCATCAAGTTCATCTGGACGGTGTTCTTCTTCATCTTGACGATGAACCTGCTCGGGTTGCTGCCGATCGCGGCGATTTCGACGGGGCTCTTCGGAGTCCACATCGGGGGCACGCCAACGGCCAACATCTGGGTCACCGCGACGCTCGCCCTGATCACCCTCACCATGTTGATCGTCAACGGTCTGCGCCTCGGCGGGATGGAGTACTTGGCGCACTTCAATCCCGGCCCGTGGTGGCTGGCGCCGTTGCTGGTGCCGATCGAGGTCGCCGGGTTGGTCGCCAAGGCCGCTTCGCTGGCGATTCGATTGTTCGCCAACATGATGGCCGGGCACATCCTGCTGGCGGTGCTCCTCGGCTTCATCTTGACCGTCGGTTCGGTTGTCGGCAGCGGCGCCGGATTCGCCATCTCGGTGCCGGTGGTGCTGGGCAGCGTGGCGGTCAATCTGCTCGAAATCTTCGTCGCCTTTCTTCAGGCTTACATCTTTACTTTCCTGACGACCCTGTTCCTCGGCATGTCGGTGATCTTCCATCACGGCGAGGACCATGGGGAGGCGCACGCTCACTAG
- a CDS encoding AtpZ/AtpI family protein encodes MRFLGVGFELAASVAGLTLLGYWIDRHFGSEPWGLLIGLTMGLVGGLYNMVRGTLAAVRQQQLPELEGKPESVEAESESEVQEVTARHEVDP; translated from the coding sequence ATGCGATTTCTCGGGGTCGGCTTCGAGCTCGCCGCGTCGGTGGCCGGGCTGACGTTGCTCGGTTACTGGATTGATCGTCACTTCGGCAGCGAGCCCTGGGGGTTGCTGATCGGCTTGACGATGGGTCTGGTCGGAGGTCTTTACAACATGGTGCGCGGGACCCTGGCCGCGGTTCGCCAGCAGCAGCTTCCAGAGCTCGAAGGTAAGCCTGAGAGCGTCGAAGCCGAGTCGGAGAGCGAGGTCCAGGAAGTCACCGCGCGGCACGAGGTGGATCCTTGA
- the atpE gene encoding ATP synthase F0 subunit C translates to MGFGLRKLGGAIGAGLAVIGAGLGIGRIGGGAVEAIARQPEATGQVQTAMIISAALIEGAALFGVIVGLLAVL, encoded by the coding sequence ATGGGCTTCGGTTTGCGCAAGCTGGGCGGCGCCATCGGCGCCGGCCTGGCCGTGATCGGCGCCGGTCTCGGCATCGGTCGTATCGGTGGTGGTGCGGTCGAGGCCATTGCCCGTCAGCCGGAGGCGACGGGTCAGGTCCAGACCGCCATGATCATCAGCGCGGCCCTCATCGAGGGCGCCGCCCTCTTCGGTGTGATCGTCGGTCTGCTCGCCGTTCTCTAA